A region of Solanum dulcamara chromosome 7, daSolDulc1.2, whole genome shotgun sequence DNA encodes the following proteins:
- the LOC129894639 gene encoding uncharacterized protein LOC129894639, translating into MTGSSASDQDGLGLVTIPRDEPEASEGRDPIPYNEHIANLMQQMANMQREIDRLRNLTNLSISLNTPLPEHRADATIPPVDSPSPQDFLPNPSPFKTNMTAHKQPVNQPQVNFANINSQQTNPLPFTTPYVSQTPVIQTTLTQAPLTETNPLTQKSPLTQANPLIQKYQTIQHIPVTHTTTPNMQYVPQVYVTEAQPFVTPIPTMPEVDPYEEMERKARSKADESVAREIHNLKEAFKSIQLHKECEGFEYEDLCVHPDVELPVGYKVPKFDVFDGKGNPRAHLRSYCDKLVGVGKNEAIRMKLFIRSLTGEALDWYTSQDPKKWHSWSIMAQDFMDRFKFNTEAIPDRFYLIKLEKKSTESFREYAMRWRADAAKVQPPMTESEMTSLFIQSQKDATYYEKMISVVGQKFFEVVRMGEFIEEGIKTGRITNLAALQATSKAIQSDSIGGAFKKKKDGVSAVMTIQERRPNQMLTYQNPLPQPSYHNQYTQVPQPYYQPSVAPYPVYTTQPIYYPSRAPTYPNTSQYRPTYPPQSHYQTQIRPSNPPRPRPNFERRPPKTYTPLAEPLSQLYERLRTAGILQPIQARIPNPLPGWYDDTKHCVYHSGAAGHDTENCLTLKDKIEALIKEGVIQLRGAAPNVNNNPFPNHENVNMITIDEECNLEGTILPIKEEKNVMASAFIAPIITIQARAPFEVEVLVPKPKITVLVAQSTHFDTKAVPWSYSTDTKDKGKGKVVVEVAAAGMTRSGQCYAPEGVARIVPNKEVNQKKVVTEAEIEDFWRKMPTKEYSVVEQLKKTPAQISLMSLLMSSETHRSALVKVLSEAYVPANITSENLSAMVGQVLEANKVCFHEEELPSEVIGEIDLPLQIGPEEFVVEFQVLDIPASYNLLLGRPWIHMAGAVPSTLHQNLKFVWNHHEIIVHGEGSNSMYPENSIPVVESMEELDGSVFHTKEIMCVHQTERVKLPRVLVMVAWEMLKNGFMPGRGLGVNLGGIVEPIQLSGQKYTFGLGYKPTPEEVSLADLKRKSDISLPHPIPHLNQSFSKAYIIKESEEDAENTLVEGLKNLFIEEAECNMILEDCTEIPTIWDVEPGDALNNWTYNPSPFPRKSCEQINESANTENVTCNEMSKQISNTEQSFAEYEEEVQPEELTEDFEHFENKIKPNLDETETVNLGDSELMKETRISIHLTPSQRKELIDLLGQYMDVFAWSYDDMPGLSTNIVSHKLPTDPSCPPVKQKPRKIKPDLSLKVKEEVSKQIDANVIRVTKYPTWLANIVPVPKKDGKIRVCVDYRDLNKASPKDDFPLPNIHILIDNCAKHELQSFVDCFAGYHQILMDEEDADKTAFITPWGVYCYRVMPFGLKNAGATYMRAMTTIFHDMIHKEIEVYVDDVIIKSQKSSNHLTDLKKFFDRLRRYNLKLNPAKCAFGVPAGKLLGFIVSRKGIELDPSKIKAIQDLPPPKSRKDVMSFLGRLNYISRFIAQSTIICEPIFKLLRKDAAIKWTEDCQQAFDRIKEYLSSPPVLVPPKPGRPLLLYMSVSDNAFGCVLGQHDETGRKEQAIYYLSKKFTPYETRYTLLERTCCALTWVAQKLRHYLCAYTTFLISRMDPLKYIFQKPMPTGKLAKWQILLSEFDIIYVTQKAIKGQALADHLAENPVDEEYEPLKTYFPDEEVLFIGEDILEEYHGWRMFFDAKFKFLCTNNMAEYEACILGLRMAVDMNIQELLVIGDSDLLIHQVQGEWSTKNVKILPYLQCVKEICKKFIKIEFRHIPRAQNEFADALATMSSMIQHPDKNYIDPIKINVQDQPAYCFQVDEEMDGEPWYYDIVRYLKEGDYPEGISNIQKRTLRRLANHFFLSGKILYRRTPDLGLLRCVDSQEASKLIEEIHGGTCGPHMNGFTLAKKIVRAGYFWMTMETDCIRFVRKSWGMDVIGPIEPAASNGHRFILVAIDYFTKWVEASSHKSVTKKVVTDFVRNNIVCRFGIPHSIITDNGANLNSGLMHEICDKFKIIHRNSTPYRPQMNGAVEAANKNIKRLLVYGTEAVLPMEVEIPSLRIIQEAELSDAKWIQSRYEQLMLIDEKRMNAVCHGQLYQHRMAKAFNKKVRLRQFKPGQLVLKRIFPHQEEAKGKFAPNWHGPYVVHRVLTGGAVILAEMDGKIWPKAINSDAIKKYYV; encoded by the exons ATGACTGGTTCAAGTGCATCCGATCAAGATGGTTTAGGACTTGTCACTATCCCAAGAGATGAACCTGAGGCTTCAGAAGGAAGGGATCCTATTCCTTATAATGAACATATTGCTAACCTAATGCAACAAATGGCCAATATGCAAAGAGAGATCGATCGACTTCGAAACCTTACCAATTTGTCCATTAGCCTAAATACACCACTTCCCGAACATAGGGCAGATGCAACTATTCCACCTGTTGACTCTCCCTCGCCTCAAGACTTCCTTCCAAATCCTTCCCCTTTCAAAACCAATATGACTGCTCATAAACAACCCGTCAACCAACCACAAGTCAATTTCGCAAACATCAACTCACAACAAACCAATCCACTACCTTTCACTACCCCTTATGTTTCCCAAACTCCAGTCATCCAAACTACACTTACCCAAGCTCCACTCACTGAAACTAACCCACTTACCCAAAAATCCCCACTCACCCAAGCCAACCCGCTCATCCAAAAATACCAAACAATCCAACATATACCTGTGACACATACTACAACTCCTAACATGCAATATGTGCCACAAGTATACGTAACAGAAGCTCAACCTTTCGTTACTCCAATACCAACCATGCCAGAAGTCGATCCATATGAGGAGATGGAGAGAAAGGCCAGATCAAAAGCAGATGAAAGTGTAGCTAGGGAGATTCATAATTTGAAAGAAGCGTTCAAAAGTATCCAACTTCACAAGGAGTGCGAAGGGTTTGAGTATGAGGATTTATGTGTTCATCCTGATGTCGAGTTGCCTGTAGGATATAAAGTACCAAAATTTGATGTGTTTGATGGGAAAGGAAATCCACGAGCTCATTTAAGATCGTATTGTGACAAGCTAGTTGGAGTGGGGAAAAATGAGGCCATTAGAATGAAATTATTCATAAGGAGTTTGACAGGAGAAGCACTGGATTGGTATACAAGTCAAGATCCGAAGAAATGGCATAGTTGGAGTATCATGGCACAGGATTTCATGGATAGGTTCAAGTTCAACACTGAGGCCATACCAGATAGATTCTATTtgataaaattagaaaaaaagtcGACGGAGTCTTTTAGAGAATATGCCATGAGATGGAGAGCAGATGCTGCAAAGGTTCAACCTCCGATGACAGAAAGTGAGATGACCTCCctttttatacaatctcaaaaagATGCAACGTATTATGAAAAGATGATAAGCGTGGTAGGACAAAAGTTCTTTGAAGTTGTAAGGATGGGAGAATTCATTGAAGAAGGTATTAAAACTGGGAGAATCACTAATTTGGCAGCCTTACAAGCAACAAGTAAAGCAATTCAGTCAGATTCAATTGGAGGAGCctttaagaagaagaaggacggAGTGTCCGCTGTCATGACCATCCAGGAACGTAGGCCAAACCAAATGTTAACATACCAAAACCCTTTACCCCAACCTTCATACCATAATCAGTATACCCAAGTCCCTCAACCATATTACCAGCCTTCTGTCGCCCCTTATCCAGTTTACACTACTCAGCCAATATATTATCCATCCAGAGCGCCCACTTATCCAAATACCTCACAATACCGACCTACATACCCACCTCAATCCCATTATCAAACACAAATTCGCCCATCAAATCCACCAAGGCCCcgcccaaactttgaaagaagaCCACCCAAAACCTATACACCTTTAGCCGAACCTTTATCCCAACTATATGAAAGGTTGAGAACCGCAGGGATACTCCAACCAATCCAAGCACGAATTCCCAACCCCCTTCCCGGATGGTATGATGACACTAAGCATTGCGTCTATCACTCTGGAGCTGCTGGACATGACACCGAGAACTGTCTTACTCTCAAGGACAAGATTGAGGCATTAATCAAAGAAGGAGTTATTCAACTCAGAGGTGCTGCCCCCAATGTAAATAACAATCCTTTTCCAAATCATGAGAATGTGAACATGATCACCATTGATGAAGAATGCAATTTGGAAGGGACTATTTTGCCaatcaaagaagagaagaatGTTATGGCATCTGCCTTTATTGCTCCCATTATCACAATCCAGGCGCGAGCGCCATTTGAAGTGGAAGTTTTGGTTCCTAAACCTAAGATTACGGTTTTGGTtgctcaatcaactcattttgATACTAAAGCAGTTCCCTGGAGTTACTCAACTGACACAAAGGACAAAGGGAAAGGAAAGGTAGTTGTAGAAGTTGCTGCTGCCGGAATGACAAGATCGGGGCAATGTTATGCCCCTGAAGGTGTTGCACGAATCGTACCGAATAAGGAAGTTAACCAAAAGAAAGTTGTGACAGAAGCTGAAATAGAGGATTTTTGGAGGAAAATGCCAACAAAAGAATATTCTGTTGTTGAACAGTTGAAGAAGACTCCCGCCCAAATTTCCTTGATGTCATTATTGATGAGTTCTGAAACTCACAGGAGCGCTTTGGTGAAAGTTCTAAGTGAAGCTTATGTTCCGGCCAATATCACAAGTGAGAATCTTTCAGCCATGGTAGGGCAGGTTTTGGAAGCAAACAAAGTCTGTTTTCACGAAGAGGAATTACCATCTGAAG TCATTGGCGAAATTGATTTGCCACTGCAAATTGGACCCGAGGAGTTCGTGGTAGAATTCCAAGTATTGGACATACCTGCTAGTTACAATTTATTGCTTGGGAGGCCTTGGATCCATATGGCTGGTGCGGTCCCTTCTACCCTgcaccaaaatttgaaatttgtttgGAACCACCACGAGATTATTGTTCATGGAGAAGGTAGTAATTCTATGTATCCTGAGAATTCAATCCCTGTTGTTGAAAGTATGGAAGAACTGGATGGGTCTGTGTTCCATACTAAAGAGATTATGTGTGTTCATCAAACCGAAAGGGTAAAGTTACCACGTGTGCTTGTGATGGTGGCTTGGGAAATGTTGAAGAATGGTTTCATGCCTGGTCGAGGACTTGGAGTGAACTTAGGTGGAATAGTGGAACCAATTCAATTGTCGGGCCAGAAATACACCTTTGGTTTGGGATACAAGCCTACTCCTGAAGAAGTCTCATTGGCCGATCTCAAAAGGAAAAGTGACATTTCATTGCCCCATCCCATTCCGCACTTGAATCAGTCATTTTCCAAGGCATATATTATAAAGGAATCAGAGGAAGACGCTGAAAACACCCTCGTGGAAGGACTCAAAAACTTATTTATAGAAGAAGCGGAATGCAACATGATCTTGGAGGATTGTACCGAGATTCCGACCATATGGGATGTGGAGCCTGGAGATGCTTTGAACAATTGGACTTATAACCCATCCCCGTTTCCTCGAAAATCTTG CGAGCAAATTAATGAATCTGCCAATACCGAGAATGTGACATGTAATGAAATGAGCAAACAAATCTCAAATACTGAGCAATCTTTTGCGGAATATGAAGAAGAGGTGCAACCTGAAGAGTTGACTGAAGATTTTgaacattttgagaataaaataAAGCCAAATTTGGATGAAACTGAGACGGTAAATTTGGGAGATTCAGAACTAATGAAAGAAACAAGAATTAGCATCCATTTGACTCCGTCTCAAAGAAAGGAACTTATTGATCTTTTGGGACAATATATGGATGTATTTGCATGGTCTTATGATGATATGCCGGGTCTAAGCACAAACATTGTTTCACATAAGTTGCCAACTGATCCATCTTGTCCCCCAGTCAAGCAAAAGCCAAGGAAGATCAAGCCTGatctgagtttaaaagttaaGGAAGAAGTTTCTAAGCAAATCGATGCCAACGTCATCCGAGTCACAAAGTATCCTACATGGTTAGCTAATATAGTGCCAGTgccaaagaaagatggaaaAATCAGAGTATGTGTAGACTATCGAGACCTCAACAAGGCCAGTCCGAAAGAtgattttccacttccaaacaTTCACATACTTATTGATAATTGTGCAAAGCATGAGTTGCAGTCATTTGTTGATTGCTTTGCAGGCTACCATCAGATTCTAATGGATGAAGAAGACGCTGATAAAACGGCATTCATCACACCTTGGGGAGTGTATTGTTATCGAGTAATGCCTTTCGGACTCAAAAATGCAGGAGCAACATACATGAGAGCTATGACTACCATTTTTCATGACATGATCCATAAGGAGATTGAAGTCTATGTagatgatgtcattatcaagtCACAAAAGAGCTCCAATCACCTCACAGATTTGAAGAAGTTCTTTGATAGGTTGAGGCGGTATAATCTGAAATTAAATCCTGCAAAGTGTGCATTTGGTGTCCCTGCTGGAAAGTTGTTGGGTTTCATTGTTAGTAGGAAGGGCATAGAATTGGATCCTTCAAAAATAAAGGCTATTCAAGACTTGCCCCCCCCAAAGAGTCGAAAGGATGTAATGAGTTTTCTTGGTCGACTAAATTACATTAGTCGATTCATTGCACAGTCGACTATAATTTGTGAGCCAATCTTCAAGTTGTTGAGGAAAGATGCTGCCATTAAATGGACTGAAGATTGTCAACAAGCTTTTGACAGAATCAAGGAATACTTGTCTAGTCCGCCCGTCTTGGTGCCTCCAAAACCGGGGAGACCATTGCTACTATATATGTCAGTATCGGACAATGCATTTGGATGTGTGTTAGGACAACATGATGAAACTGGGAGGAAAGAACAGGCTATATACTACTTGAGCAAGAAATTCACGCCTTATGAAACCCGGTATACTTTATTGGAACGCACTTGTTGTGCCTTGACTTGGGTTGCACAAAAGTTAAGACATTACTTATGCGCGTATACCACTTTTCTCATCTCAAGGATGGATCCACTCAAATACATATTTCAGAAGCCTATGCCAACAGGGAAGTTGGCAAAATGGCAAATTTTACTAAGTGAATTCGATATTATTTATGTCACTCAGAAGGCCATCAAGGGACAGGCGCTTGCTGATCATCTTGCTGAAAACCCTGTGGATGAAGAGTACGAACCTCTTAAAACTTATTTCCCTGATGAAGAGGTGTTATTTATTGGAGAGGATATTTTAGAAGAATATCATGGGTGGAGAATGTTCTTTGATG CGAAATTCAAGTTTCTATGCACTAACAATATGGCGGAGTATGAAGCTTGTATTCTTGGACTTAGAATGGCTGTTGATATGAATATACAAGAATTGTTGGTTATAGGTGACTCAGACTTATTGATTCACCAGGTACAAGGCGAATGGAGCACCAAGAATGTGAAGATACTCCCCTATTTGCAATGTGTGAAGGAGATATGCAAGAAATTTATCAAGATAGAGTTCAGGCATATTCCTAGAGCTCAAAATGAATTCGCAGATGCCTTGGCAACCATGTCTTCTATGATTCAACATCCAGACAAGAATTACATAGATCCAATCAAAATCAATGTGCAGGATCAACCGGCCTATTGTTTCCAGGTGGATGAAGAAATGGATGGAGAACCATGGTACTATGATATTGTGAGGTATCTCAAAGAAGGAGATTATCCAGAAGGCATAAGCAATATTCAAAAGAGAACACTGCGGAGGCTTGCAAATCACTTTTTCTTAAGTGGAAAAATCCTTTATAGGAGGACTCCAGATTTAGGTTTATTAAGGTGTGTTGACTCCCAAGAGGCGAGCAAGTTGATTGAAGAAATACATGGGGGTACTTGCGGGCCACACATGAATGGTTTTACTTTGGCAAAGAAGATTGTGCGGGCCGGATATTTCTGGATGACTATGGAAACAGACTGCATTCGCTTTGTGAGGAAAT CCTGGGGCATGGATGTCATCGGTCCTATTGAGCCAGCCGCATCAAATGGACACAGGTTCATTTTGGTAGCTATCGATTACTTCACAAAATGGGTAGAAGCATCCTCACATAAGTCTGTGACAAAAAAGGTGGTGACAGATTTCGTTCGCAATAACATAGTTTGTAGATTTGGCATCCCCCATTCGATTATAACAGATAATGGAGCTAACCTCAATAGCGGTTTGATGCATGAGATATGtgataagttcaaaatcattcACCGCAATTCTACTCCTTATCGACCACAGATGAATGGAGCAGTTGAGGCTGCCAACAagaatatcaaaaga CTTTTGGTTTATGGAACAGAAGCAGTATTACCAATGGAAGTTGAGATACCATCCCTGAGGATAATCCAAGAAGCTGAATTGAGTGATGCCAAATGGATACAAAGCCGATATGAACAATTGATGCtcattgatgaaaagagaatgaaTGCAGTTTGTCACGGACAACTTTATCAACATAGGATGGCCAAAGCTTTCAATAAAAAGGTAAGACTCAGACAGTTCAAGCCGGGACAATTGGTGTTAAAACGGATATTCCCGCACCAAGAAGAAGCTAAGGGGAAGTTTGCGCCTAATTGGCATGGGCCTTATGTGGTTCACAGAGTGTTGACTGGAGGAGCGGTGATTCTAGCAGAAATGGACGGAAAGATATGGCCGAAAGCCATCAATTCAGATGCGATTAAGAAATACTATGTCTAG